A single genomic interval of Devosia oryziradicis harbors:
- a CDS encoding CheR family methyltransferase → MEQGEISLSDREFSRIKSRVYQVAGISLSDAKRTLVISRLSKIVRALGLAGFDAYVDYLERSGSAQDGQDFVNALTTNLTRFYREDHHFEHLRSYVGGLIADKPRGSRLRLWSAGCSTGQEPYTLGMDLLAAYPELKRWDFKILATDIDTAVIAKAARGVYPENELNGLSAERARLFEKTGDGQIRIPSAVRELVSFKPLNLIGPNWPMKGPFDAIFCRNVAIYFDKPTQGEVFGRLGKLLAPEGFLYIGHSENLGSGGEGFRLVGKTIYQSKLKQSKREAA, encoded by the coding sequence ATGGAACAGGGAGAAATCTCCCTCAGCGATCGCGAGTTTTCGCGCATCAAGAGCCGGGTCTATCAGGTCGCCGGCATTTCGCTCAGCGATGCCAAGCGAACGCTGGTCATCTCGCGTTTGAGCAAGATCGTGCGGGCGTTGGGCCTGGCGGGCTTCGACGCCTATGTCGACTATCTCGAGCGCAGCGGGTCAGCCCAGGATGGGCAGGATTTCGTCAACGCGCTGACCACCAACCTCACGCGGTTCTATCGCGAGGACCACCACTTCGAACATCTGCGCTCCTATGTGGGGGGGCTGATCGCGGACAAGCCGCGCGGGTCGCGCCTGCGGCTGTGGTCGGCCGGCTGCTCGACGGGGCAGGAGCCCTATACGCTGGGCATGGACCTGTTGGCGGCCTACCCCGAACTCAAGCGCTGGGACTTCAAGATTCTGGCCACCGACATCGACACGGCCGTCATCGCCAAGGCGGCCCGCGGCGTTTACCCCGAGAACGAACTCAATGGGCTCAGCGCCGAACGGGCTCGGCTGTTCGAGAAAACCGGCGATGGACAGATCCGGATACCTTCGGCGGTACGCGAGCTCGTCTCGTTCAAGCCGCTCAACCTGATCGGGCCGAACTGGCCGATGAAGGGGCCGTTCGACGCCATCTTCTGTCGCAACGTGGCGATCTATTTCGACAAGCCAACGCAGGGTGAAGTCTTCGGCCGGCTGGGCAAGCTGCTGGCGCCCGAAGGTTTCCTCTATATCGGCCATTCCGAAAATCTGGGATCGGGCGGCGAAGGCTTCCGCCTGGTCGGCAAGACCATCTACCAATCCAAGTTGAAACAGAGCAAACGAGAAGCAGCATGA
- a CDS encoding protein-glutamate methylesterase/protein-glutamine glutaminase, producing the protein MSIKVLVVDDSALIREVLARMLTRDGDINVVGTAVDPNDAREKIKQFNPDVVTLDIEMPGMNGLQFLDKLMRLRPTPVVMVSTLTKKGASETLLALELGAVDFVAKPSAEAEGGIEAFGANLRDKIRAAAKSDVRGRSSGRAEAPKVAIKTAAAPSGALIAIGASTGGVEAIRAVLAHMPVDCPPIVIAQHMPAGFTSRFAARLDEICDLKVVEAEDRMPLLAGHAYVARGDYHLRVERSSGQLKARLTQDNLESGHRPSVDVLFESVAKTVGPMAVGAILTGMGRDGARGLKLMRDAGAYTVGQSQASALVYGMPRVAFEEGAVVEQAPVEAIAARLANALVRLKSAA; encoded by the coding sequence ATGAGCATCAAGGTCCTGGTCGTCGACGATTCGGCGCTGATCCGCGAAGTGCTGGCCCGCATGCTGACGCGCGACGGCGACATCAATGTGGTCGGCACGGCGGTCGATCCGAACGACGCGCGCGAGAAGATCAAGCAGTTCAACCCCGACGTGGTGACGCTCGACATCGAAATGCCCGGCATGAACGGGTTGCAATTCCTCGACAAGCTGATGCGCCTGCGGCCAACGCCGGTGGTGATGGTTTCGACGCTGACCAAGAAGGGGGCCAGCGAAACGCTCTTGGCCCTCGAACTGGGTGCGGTCGATTTCGTGGCCAAGCCGAGCGCCGAAGCCGAGGGCGGGATCGAAGCCTTTGGCGCCAACCTGCGCGACAAGATCCGCGCGGCCGCCAAGTCCGACGTGCGCGGACGTTCCAGCGGCCGGGCCGAAGCGCCCAAGGTGGCGATCAAGACCGCCGCGGCGCCGTCGGGCGCCTTGATCGCCATCGGGGCGTCCACCGGCGGCGTCGAGGCGATCCGTGCTGTTCTCGCCCATATGCCTGTCGACTGCCCGCCCATCGTCATCGCCCAGCACATGCCGGCAGGCTTTACCAGCCGGTTTGCCGCACGCCTCGACGAAATCTGCGACCTCAAGGTGGTGGAGGCCGAAGACCGCATGCCGCTGCTGGCGGGCCACGCTTATGTGGCGCGAGGCGACTATCACCTGCGGGTGGAACGGTCCTCGGGCCAGCTCAAGGCGCGGCTTACCCAGGACAACCTCGAAAGCGGGCACCGCCCGAGCGTCGATGTGCTGTTCGAATCTGTGGCCAAGACGGTGGGGCCGATGGCGGTCGGCGCCATCCTGACCGGGATGGGCCGCGATGGCGCGCGGGGCCTCAAATTGATGCGCGACGCGGGCGCCTATACCGTGGGCCAGAGCCAGGCGTCGGCCCTGGTCTATGGCATGCCGCGCGTCGCCTTCGAGGAAGGCGCGGTTGTCGAGCAGGCGCCGGTCGAGGCGATCGCGGCCCGCCTGGCCAATGCTCTGGTGCGGCTGAAGTCGGCCGCCTGA
- a CDS encoding response regulator, translating into MPKASAVSVLIVDDQQSMRGICKYILTQLGFKDIIEAKSGRDALGKLEKSNVDLIISDWNMEDIDGLTLLKVIRKHPRTQGMPFIMATGRSDKEQVKEAISFGVNNYIIKPFDASTMKKRIEAVIGALS; encoded by the coding sequence ATGCCTAAAGCCAGCGCAGTCAGCGTCCTCATCGTCGACGACCAGCAGTCCATGCGCGGTATCTGCAAGTACATCCTCACCCAGCTCGGCTTCAAGGACATCATCGAAGCCAAGAGCGGTCGCGATGCCCTGGGCAAGCTCGAAAAATCCAATGTCGACCTGATCATCTCGGACTGGAACATGGAAGACATTGACGGGCTGACCCTGCTCAAGGTCATCCGCAAGCATCCGCGCACCCAGGGCATGCCATTCATCATGGCGACCGGCCGCTCCGACAAGGAGCAGGTCAAGGAAGCCATTTCCTTTGGCGTCAACAACTACATCATCAAGCCGTTTGACGCTTCGACCATGAAGAAGCGCATCGAGGCGGTAATCGGCGCGCTGAGCTGA